The Macaca thibetana thibetana isolate TM-01 chromosome 11, ASM2454274v1, whole genome shotgun sequence genome window below encodes:
- the LOC126931532 gene encoding LOW QUALITY PROTEIN: zinc finger protein 706-like (The sequence of the model RefSeq protein was modified relative to this genomic sequence to represent the inferred CDS: deleted 1 base in 1 codon; substituted 1 base at 1 genomic stop codon) — protein sequence MARGQQKIQFXQKNAKKQAGQKKKQGHDQKAAAKAALIYTCSVCRTQMPDPKTFKQHFESKHPKTPLTPELADVQA from the exons ATGGCTCGTGGACAGCAGAAAATT CagttttagcagaaaaatgccaaAAAGCAAGCtggacaaaagaagaaacaaggacATGACCAAAAGGCTGCTGCCAAAGCTGCCTTAATATATACCTGCAGTGTCTGTAGGACACAAATGCCAGACCCTAAGACCTTCAAGCAGCACTTTGAGAGCAAGCATCCTAAGACTCCACTTACTCCAGAATTAGCTGATGTTCAGGCATAA